The region TATGATATGATGCCTCTAACCCAATTAATGATTTAAGCCATGGattctttcacattttaaaaagattattaacAGTGTTACAAGCTGGGTTGAAGAAAGCAGTCACTAGGGTTGTTGCCTTGGAGGAGGCTCTACCCTGTACTTGTCCCTTCCTTCTATGTTCAGCTATGTGTCTTACATGTCATGATGTGAATAGTGTTCTACTACATAATCCCAACATAATGAAAGCCTCCAAAATCATAACATAAAATAGATCATTACTGCGTTATACTGCTTTACTCAGGTCACAGTAGTGATAAACCAGATAGTATATGACTTTCATTCAATGAATAAGAACGAGGATATTTGTAGCTGTGTGTATTAGCAATGCTAGTTatgtcccccccaaaaaaaaatgtgtgcataaGATCTTCATGTAGCTTCTGGGAACatgcccccagttggttctgattggtaaataaagatgccaacaactAATAGTtggggaggacagacagaggcaggattttaGGATTCCCAGCTTGGGACTGAGAGGAAAAGGAGATTCGCCATGCCTGAAtgggagagtgtggaggagaggaaaggagaggagaggagaggggaggggaggggaggggaggggaggagaggagaggagaggagaggagaggagaggagaggagaggagaggagaggagaggagaggagagataccatgcctgagaagagtgcaggacagagaggcatagGCACCatgtgaagaagccagaagagcatgGCCCAGAGGGATGCCCAATTGGATCCAGAGAAGTCAAGATAGAACATAGAATTAGTAAGTAGTAAGTCAGGATTAACTGCATAGAGGTTAGGCAGTGGTCCAGCTATTGTGCTAtttaaggtatattaaaatataaaagctgtgtATGTGCCTTTTATTTGGAAACATAAACTACTGAGGGGGGAGTAACCCATACCAggctttatttattaatatttaatacatcAGATATGTACTGGAACTAATGTTGACTAGCAACCTTGGCAGAAGAGGCATCAATAATCTGAAGGTTCATAAAGGGTGGGTGTGAGATCTGTCATATTCACTAATATAAAAACCAGTGTTGATAAAGGTAACAGAAAAGGAATATGGACAGGTGTGGAAAATGTTGCTTCCTGATGGAAGGATGgaggaagcaaaggaaggaaCAAGAATCTAAAAAGGGGAAGCACTGGGGAGTGGGAAGCAGAGAGTATCTCTCTGTCCCTAGCTGAACTGCTGAAACATCAGCAGAGGATGCTGAGCTCAGGCTGGTGTCAGGACTTGGGTGGTGCAGGGAACAGATATTGTGAGAGCACAGGGAAGGGGTAAGGACTCACCTGCAGTAGAATTGAGCAAGAAACGGCCTGGACTCTAAAACTCATTGCAGTGTGATTCATCATGGCAACATGAAAAATCCAGTGTTAGATTATAATGGGTGAAAGTCTTATTTAAGCAGAAGGAGGAACAATCTTGCATCCCAAAGAGGATGTCAACACCTGcacaagaagaaaagcaataaacACGAACATCTGTGAAATCAGAGTCTCAGTAAATGAGGAGAGTCACCCTCCCCAGTGTAATCTATGCCAGCCATATTGAGGTGATTGTAGTTACCTTCAATCAACCTGTAGTCTGGCCTGCAGGAAAGCCTCCTGTCCCCAAAATTGCTGGGTAGAATTTTACAGTTCAAACCCTGCCATCCCCAAATGTTTCCCAAGAGAGCTTTTCAAGACCATGCAgagaccacccccaccccacccccaaaaaaagtttCTTCATCTGGCCAAGACCAGAAGACAACCAGTACCAAGTACTAAAGAGGCTTGTCCTGAGTTTACACAGAAACACGGTCCCCCACACAGTTTCTGCTTTGTTCCTAGGGGTGTAGCAAGTGCTACTTCAATTGTGGGCAGCAAGCAGGATCACCCTGAGGTCACCCAGGCTGACTTACCTGAAGAAACTACAAGTATGCCACATTCCTGGTCACCTTTAGCCTCGCAGGTGGAGTTTCCTTTCTCACAAATGCCATCTGAGTTTAACAAGTCACACTGCAAACATCTCAGAGCTGAAAAGGCAAAAATCAAGAGTAAACACATAGCCTAGATTCCAGCCAGAGCTGAGCCTGTAACTATAATCAATAAATAGGAAACAGTGACCGAGGAAAAAGTTGTTATGTATGCTGAGCTGACCCCTACAGGGTGGCAAATGACCTTGGAACCTAGGAAGGGATTAAAAAGAGACAGGTTTCTCCACTTCAAACACTGTAAATGGACAGGGTTGTAGGGCAGAAGACCAGAACTGTGCTGTAGGAGCTTGAGCCTGCCACCTATGAGCAGACAGGTGCTCCCCATCACCTCATTATCTGCATCCTGTCAAGGATCTTCCTGCATCATTCTCAATGCAAATATAGGCCTGTGAACAGGCCAGCTGGAGGAATTGAGAATATTAGCTTGTTAACACCTGAGAAGGAGAACTGAAGGACTATGAGAAAGAACCCCAGGACCAGAGTTGTGACAAAGAAGATGAGGAATTAGAGAAGTCCCTACTGCGTACAAGAAAgagcaaggaaggaaggcagtgtgAGAACATGGAGATGAAGTGTGTAGAGTCACTTATTAAAGTAGTCCAGTCTTGTATCTTACTCCTCACCTCCCAAAACCCAACACACTTCAATAGATTGTCTGCCTGCCGACACCATCTGCCACGATCTCACCTTGCAGGAAGCCCACCACAAAGGAGAGGcccagcaggaggagcaggataTTCTTCCCCATGGCAGTGATTTCCCAGGTAAAGAGAGCAGCAGAGAGCTGGACAGATCACTCAAGCCTCAACTATGCATGCCTATATATGAGCTGAGGCTAGAAGGGAAAGCCAATAGGATCCCAAGACAATGGGCTGAGCATATAGCCTGGGGGAAGCACGGATCCTACGTGCTTCACTGTCTACTCACTTCTACCCGATTATGCAATGGTTCAAATTCTTTTGGAGTCTTGTCTACATATTTATTTCACTAACTTTCTGATGGGGATTAATTGCTGTGACGTTTTTGAGACTGGGTAACTGAAGAGCCTAGAGGGTGCTGCACACTAGGCTATGGCTTACACACAGAAGAAAACTATTAGCCTCAGCCTCTACATCCAGATTTTAAATTCCTGGACTCTGTGTGAGTGATATATACATCTAGGAATACATTTAATTGCTCAATAATTCACTGAAACCCAAATGGCAGGCTCTTGTTCATTGTCCATGCAGACTACAGTCATCTTCCTTGGGGCCAGATAGAAAGACAAGGAAACTACAGGGCCATATAAGGAAAGCATGGTAGGAAAACAGAATGTTCATTCAGGATCCAGTTCTTCCATCATACTGATGGAGTCAGGAAGCTTAAAGCACCACTGATAAAACCAAAATTATACAGAGACCATATCGTTTTCTAGAAACCTATCAAACTAgtgcaaagacaaaaataaactgCTTTCTTAGTACCAAAGACATGTAAAACTTCTCATATCTTCTCTCAATGCTGCTAAGTTGAAGGAATGCCCCTCATATAAAACTGCCTTTGGAGCCACCCAAATAGTATATACACCCATTGTAAAAACAGAGAAGACTCTCCCTTGGGAAGCCCATAACCACACTTGGGTATTGTAGGATCACAGTCCTGTTATTTAAAGACAAGAAAATCATATGATGGCCTCCACTGTGCTGCTCTAGTCTCTGTCTCCTACAAAATAACGGAAATTCCTGTATGTGCTTCAGTTTTTCTGCCATTACAAATAAACTACACTGATGCCAACCCCAGAAActactgtttgtttttaagacttgGTTTTTTGAGTTAGTTGGTTGAATTGGGTTtggtgttttggtgttttgtttgcttgtttttaagacaggtcaATGGTAGCTATCTCTCCTACTCTTTCGAGTTGACTCTCCTAGCAATTTCATGATATCTTTAATCCTCCAAACTCACAGGCCCATCATGTTGCCTTTAGTATAATGTAATGCTCTCTGACTTCAAGGTCCAGTAATGGCCCCACTTCTTGTGGACatggatcctctctctctctctctctctctctctctctctctctctctctctctgaacaaagcatatttcttaatttcatGGCATCTCCTTTCCAAATATCTGTTCACTTTTTAACAGGTATGTCTTATTATATGCTTCATCATCTCTTTAAGCCCATGTTCAATGGTTTCAGCTGAACTACATGGGGAAAACAGAAATagaggattttaaaaagaattaagaagAGCTAAAATTCAAAATCTCTATATATGGagcttttaagaataaaaattaaattagaaaacaatttattaACTTTGAAAAAGTGTTGTTAGAGCCAGGTTTGGTATCTCACTCAAACTTTTAGTACATTCTTGCTAAAGACACTTTGGAGGTCACCTAATTAATTAAGTACTGCTCAAGTTCACCTTCAAGAATCTCCaccagagctggggagatagcttagaCAGCAAAGCTTTTGCCACACAAattcaaggacctgagttcagattgcCAGAAAACACAGCAAAGTCTGGGTATGCCTGTGGAATTTTCATGCCATCACTCAGGAGTAGAGATGAGGGGATCCCTGGCTTACAAGCAAGCTAGGGCTAGACAATCAAGGAGCTCCAGGTTGGaagagagacattttctcaaaaataaggtgcCATTTACTTGAATAACAGAGCATGAAAGTCACAAGTGGACCTTGAGATAGGAGGAAGGACATTatgtaaaacaatacaaaatatagaGTAAGACACATGATGAGTCTCTGATGTAACATACCTACATGCATATAACTGTGCATACATACCTTTCTACACATGTACTCATGTatataccataccataccataccataccatacagatacaaaaagaaacacacaactCTAATAAATTACCTATATTTTATACCTAATGTTTCAGCCTTGTACTCCATGAATGAGTGTggccttcccagccttgagcaggctaaACAGACCTTGAACACTTGCCTCAATAGGTCTTATCAACCTGGACAGAGACATCTGCCTTGGATGCAGTTGCAGGTTCCCATGGGAACTTAACTGTTTTGGCTTCCTGAGCTGACCCTGCTCTGCAACATACTCTAGCTGAAGCAGGGGATGTGTTTTGTGATTTTTCCCTTTATATATACTGTGCTTATtattaaacttggagccttgattagaactttgtcttggtttcATTCTTCTCTCgccccccccaccttttttcatttccagccccccttccaggtaaacccagttctcccatggCTGATGGAAGAGTACAAATGAGTGttcgcgcgcgcacacacacacacacacacacacacacacaactacacacatgcacacacattctgcATGTATGCACAAATGCATACCAGTGATAGCTGATTATGTAGTCATCCTGTTGttagtttttaaagaagtttcacactgatttccatattgTCTGAGTGAATTTACATTCACACCAACAATTTGTAGGTGTCCTTTTCCTCTCCTGACACTTCTCTAACTTAGCCAACTACAACATCTTAAAGACCAACCTCTTACATGCTTG is a window of Arvicanthis niloticus isolate mArvNil1 chromosome 26, mArvNil1.pat.X, whole genome shotgun sequence DNA encoding:
- the LOC143438785 gene encoding prostate and testis expressed protein 14, translating into MGKNILLLLLGLSFVVGFLQALRCLQCDLLNSDGICEKGNSTCEAKGDQECGILVVSSGVDILFGMQDCSSFCLNKTFTHYNLTLDFSCCHDESHCNEF